A single window of Botrytis cinerea B05.10 chromosome 3, complete sequence DNA harbors:
- the BcPIO4 gene encoding BcPIO4 → MDKIKALLHGTTPEHEKEVKEEKKAEKIEQKEEKKAEKHGAAHSNAGEGSHLAKGPHSETNPPAVTDASHTSHTTHANPTTAGISHASGGLAQDNVTHRPKDSEFGSTATGSNTHAHGIDSAARTHEAGLTGHNTRDPLSSHNAGVPSNTTSGLGGVTSIPSGNGLNTHGRDNIGSHGNSHLGRDAAVGSGAVGAAGLAEHEHRKHENTSLGSHPTHGHAEGSHGTHNSAALNAADPRVDSDLDGNRLPNKTSSGYGTKDAYGTTTTGSSGHHLGRDAAAIGTAGAVGEGIHHHNNQHNQGGIRETTGPHTTETANRLDPHVSGSGVPTEDAHTHHGHGSHSRGLVEGGGAEEADGVHGSKGTSAAAGVVPVGAYEAGHGHNTTAGPHSSNLANKTDPRVDSDLSKQHDHHYGRDAAVAGAVGGAAYEANKHHHNSANTTAGPHSSNLENKVDPRVDSDLSKQHDHHYGRDAALAGGAGTAAYGADKHHHNTGNATAGPHSSNLENKVDPRVDSDRSKEGHHYGRDAALAGGAAGTAYEANKHHNSHGLDQKPVGKDLGDKLHGVERNRGVNGPTGFPHESGHSTSAGPVGSGVPGAPRGNVQVSDNTHGHNSNIEPPLHNSTGPDHIFSAPVMDDPAANAALREGKIDQHEHRPGDEGVRGVGRDHGEDHSFSTGGGHEHSKSRELDNEINSAPLGNTSGSGLKHDNLAGHNTASAGTTGLSHGSGLTGHNTTSTGTTGLNHGSGLTGHNTTSTGTTGTTGLSHDSGLTGHNTTSTGLNHGSGLTGHNTTSTGTTGLSHGSGLHGSGLTGYNTGASGNNVTGLKHDVGLTGNNTSTGTPGLSHGSGLTGHNTTSSGLTHGSGLTGSTGTHGLSGENRLGETSEFGNTTNNRVL, encoded by the exons ATGGACAAGATCAAGGCACTCCT CCACGGCACTACTCCTGAACACGAGAAGGAagtgaaggaagagaagaaggccGAGAAGATTGAGcagaaagaggagaagaaggctgAAAAGCATGGAGCTGCTCACTCGAACGCTGGCGAAGGAAGCCATCTCGCAAAGGGCCCCCACTCGGAAACCAACCCACCCGCAGTCACCGATGCCAGCCATACATCCCATACCACCCACGCAAATCCCACAACAGCAGGTATAAGCCATGCATCAGGAGGGCTTGCTCAAGACAATGTTACTCACAGACCTAAAGATTCTGAATTTGGTTCAACCGCTACTGGATCAAATACACATGCTCATGGCATCGATTCTGCAGCTCGCACACATGAAGCCGGGCTCACAGGACACAACACTAGAGATCCCCTTTCATCACACAATGCTGGTGTTCCATCAAACACTACTTCTGGCTTGGGTGGTGTCACTAGCATTCCTTCAGGAAATGGATTAAACACTCATGGTAGAGATAACATCGGCAGTCACGGAAATTCCCACCTTGGAAGAGATGCAGCCGTTGGAAGTGGAGCAGTTGGTGCTGCAGGATTAGCTGAACATGAACATCGAAAGCATGAAAATACTAGTCTTGGATCCCATCCAACTCATGGTCATGCTGAGGGTTCTCACGGAACACACAACTCTGCTGCATTGAATGCCGCTGACCCAAGAGTTGATTCAGATTTGGATGGAAACCGTCTTCCAAACAAGACTTCATCTGGTTACGGTACTAAAGATGCTTACGGCACAACCACAACTGGTTCCTCGGGGCATCACTTGGGTCGTGACGCTGCCGCAATCGGCACAGCAGGAGCTGTTGGAGAGGGCATTCACCATCATAACAACCAACACAATCAAGGTGGTATTCGAGAAACTACTGGGCCTCACACCACGGAGACTGCAAATCGTCTGGATCCCCACGTGAGCGGTTCCGGAGTTCCTACCGAAGATGCTCACACTCATCACGGACACGGTTCCCACTCCAGAGGTCTAGTTGAAGGTGGTGGGGCTGAGGAGGCTGACGGTGTTCATGGTAGCAAGGGTACTTCTGCTGCTGCTGGTGTAGTTCCAGTCGGAGCTTACGAAGCTGGCCATGGACATAACACCACTGCCGGGCCACACTCGTCCAACTTGGCCAATAAAACAGACCCACGAGTTGACAGTGATCTCTCAAAGCAACACGACCATCATTATGGACGTGATGCGGCTGTAGCTGGAGCTGTTGGTGGAGCTGCATATGAAGCCAACAAGCATCATCACAATTCCGCTAATACTACTGCTGGTCCTCACTCTTCAAATCTCGAGAATAAGGTTGATCCTCGAGTTGATAGCGATCTCTCAAAGCAACATGACCATCACTATGGACGGGATGCTGCTCTTGCTGGTGGAGCCGGAACTGCCGCATACGGGGCTGATAAACATCACCACAATACCGGAAACGCTACAGCTGGCCCCCATTCCTCAAATCTTGAGAACAAGGTGGACCCAAGGGTCGATAGTGATCGCTCTAAGGAAGGTCACCACTACGGCAGAGATGCCGCCCTTGCAGGAGGCGCTGCGGGAACAGCTTATGAAGCCAACAAGCATCACAACTCTCACGGTCTTGACCAAAAGCCTGTGGGCAAAGACCTTGGAGATAAGCTCCACGGTGTTGAGAGAAACCGTGGTGTCAACGGACCTACCGGATTTCCCCATGAGAGTGGTCACTCAACATCAGCTGGTCCAGTAGGATCTGGTGTTCCAGGAGCTCCTCGCGGAAACGTCCAAGTCTCTGACAACACTCACGGCCATAACTCAAACATCGAGCCTCCACTTCATAACTCCACTGGCCCTGATCATATCTTCAGTGCTCCAGTCATGGATGATCCAGCAGCCAATGCTGCCCTTCGAGAGGGAAAGATTGACCAACATGAACATCGTCCTGGTGATGAAGGAGTTAGAGGAGTTGGACGTGATCACGGTGAAGATCACAGCTTCTCCACAGGTGGCGGACATGAACACAGCAAGAGTAGAGAATTAGATAATGAAATTAACTCTGCTCCATTGGGCAACACTTCAGGTTCCGGTTTGAAGCACGATAATCTAGCTGGTCACAACACCGCATCTGCTGGTACCACAGGCTTGAGCCACGGCTCTGGGCTCACCGGCCACAACACCACATCTACCGGTACTACTGGCTTGAACCACGGCTCTGGGCTCACTGGCCACAACACCACATCTACCGGTACCACCGGTACTACTGGCTTGAGCCATGACTCTGGACTTACTGGCCACAACACCACATCTACTGGTTTGAACCATGGTTCTGGGCTCACCGGCCACAACACCACATCCACTGGTACTACTGGCTTGAGCCATGGTTCTGGTCTTCACGGATCCGGTTTGACTGGTTACAACACCGGTGCTTCGGGTAACAATGTTACTGGTTTGAAGCATGATGTCGGTTTGACTGGAAACAACACTTCCACCGGTACCCCAGGCTTGAGCCACGGTTCAGGTCTCACTGGACATAACACAACCTCTTCTGGTCTCACCCATGGTTCTGGCTTGACCGGATCAACTGGTACCCATGGTCTTTCGGGCGAAAACAGATTGGGAGAGACTTCTGAGTTTGGAAACACCACCAACAATCGAGTTTTGTAA